In Nitrospiria bacterium, the following proteins share a genomic window:
- the pyrE gene encoding orotate phosphoribosyltransferase: MPSRKKSGAPAASSGRDQLLDLLFRQSFRCSDQPVFKLTSGQMSRYYVDCKKVTLDPKGAALIGRLVFERIKSLHPQGVGGLTLGADPIALAVAVTSYLEGQPIPAFIIRKEPKGHGSRAWIEGNLPEGAEVVVVEDVVTTGGSTLKAIERLKAHGCKILKVIALVDRQEGGREKIAAAGHPLEHLFTVDDLLALAGASRSSSEPS; the protein is encoded by the coding sequence ATGCCCTCCCGAAAAAAATCAGGCGCGCCGGCCGCGTCTTCCGGCCGGGATCAACTGCTCGATCTTCTCTTCCGCCAATCGTTCCGCTGCAGCGATCAACCGGTCTTCAAGCTCACGTCCGGACAGATGAGCCGCTACTACGTCGACTGCAAAAAGGTGACGCTCGATCCGAAAGGCGCGGCGCTCATCGGCCGACTGGTCTTCGAGCGGATCAAGTCTCTGCACCCTCAAGGCGTCGGCGGCCTGACGTTGGGGGCCGATCCCATCGCTCTGGCCGTCGCCGTGACCAGCTACCTCGAAGGACAGCCCATTCCGGCCTTCATCATCCGGAAGGAGCCGAAGGGGCACGGAAGCCGGGCCTGGATCGAAGGAAACCTGCCGGAGGGCGCCGAGGTGGTGGTCGTGGAGGATGTCGTGACCACCGGCGGATCGACGCTGAAGGCGATCGAACGGCTGAAGGCGCACGGCTGCAAGATCCTGAAGGTCATCGCCCTCGTGGACCGACAGGAAGGCGGCCGGGAAAAGATCGCGGCCGCCGGTCATCCCCTGGAACACCTGTTCACGGTGGACGACCTGCTGGCCTTGGCCGGCGCTTCCCGCTCTTCGTCGGAACCCTCTTGA
- a CDS encoding GGDEF domain-containing protein has protein sequence MDDETTIGSINLSNNLSRRRMDWINYHLACLVVVAGPVIGEKFPLSKEQMVIGRQQDAEIPIDDPMVSRKHAEVVRESGDRVVLRDLDSKNGTFCNDAKVGEKELSEGDLIRVGNSILRYVGPNSLDHLYQDELSERALRDGLTGFFNKPTFRLYLERNLERCKNLHAPLSIGLIDFDGFKKVGEGERHPAGDRVLKEFADRVKSAIRPTDLLARYGGDEFGLILPLTHLMGGRLVGERLRTRVADQAFEVDGQAFSMTISVGIAERSGGAEDADALVARADAALREAKRMGGNITYCFMEPKK, from the coding sequence ATGGATGACGAAACGACGATCGGGTCGATCAACCTTTCGAACAATCTTTCCCGGCGGCGGATGGATTGGATCAATTACCATCTGGCCTGTCTCGTGGTCGTGGCCGGTCCGGTCATCGGCGAAAAATTTCCGCTGTCCAAGGAACAGATGGTGATTGGGAGGCAGCAGGATGCGGAAATCCCGATCGACGACCCCATGGTCTCGCGCAAGCATGCCGAGGTTGTGCGCGAATCCGGCGACCGGGTCGTCCTCCGCGACCTGGACAGCAAGAACGGGACGTTTTGCAACGATGCGAAGGTAGGGGAGAAGGAACTCTCGGAGGGCGATCTCATCCGGGTCGGGAACTCGATTTTGAGATACGTGGGGCCCAACAGCCTTGATCATCTGTACCAGGACGAACTTTCCGAACGGGCCCTTCGGGACGGACTGACGGGGTTCTTTAACAAGCCGACCTTTCGCCTTTACCTTGAGCGCAACCTCGAACGATGTAAAAACCTCCACGCGCCTCTATCCATCGGACTGATCGATTTTGACGGGTTTAAGAAGGTCGGCGAGGGCGAGAGGCATCCGGCCGGCGACCGTGTTCTGAAAGAATTTGCGGACCGGGTCAAGAGCGCGATCCGTCCGACGGATCTGCTGGCGCGGTACGGCGGCGACGAATTCGGTCTCATCCTTCCCCTCACCCACCTGATGGGGGGCCGGCTTGTCGGTGAGCGGCTTCGGACCCGCGTCGCGGATCAGGCGTTCGAGGTGGACGGGCAGGCGTTCTCGATGACGATCAGCGTCGGGATCGCCGAACGCTCGGGCGGCGCGGAGGACGCCGACGCGCTGGTCGCCCGGGCCGACGCGGCGCTCCGCGAGGCGAAACGGATGGGCGGGAATATCACCTACTGTTTTATGGAGCCGAAGAAGTAG